The Calothrix sp. PCC 7507 DNA segment CGACTGACCATCTGCTAGAGGAGTTTAATTATGCGACGTTTACTTTCTACCTTAGCCTTGACTAGCTGCTTGCTGACAGGGTTCCAAACCATATCCTGGGCGCAAAGCTTACCTGGATTGACTTTGTTTAGTGGTGTTAAAGGCGAAAATCAGCTACCCTTCCGGTTAGATTTTGGTGGGCAAACCAACAGCACTGATCGTTATATTCTCAGAATTCCTGCCCAAAAAATGAAACTGGCAGTCGCCCAATTTGCCATTACCTACCCTGACTATTACAACGGAACTTTTGACACCAAAAATGTTGAGGTGAGAGTCAAAGGCAAAAAAGTTGCCTTGTCTGAGGTGAAGTGGAATCAAGAAGGTCGTGTGATTGAAATTTTTCCCCAAGAGCCAGTGCCAGCAGGTGGCAGAGTAGAGTTGGAGTTATCTAATGTACAAAATCCAGCCTTCGGTGGAGTTTACTATTTTAACTGTCAGATTCTTTCCCCTGGCGATGTCCCATTACTACGTTATCTGGGAACCTGGATTATAAGTGTTTCTTAGTTCAGGAGTCGGGAGATGAGAGTCGGGAGCGATTAAGCTTAATTCTTGACGGTTCGACTACCCTTCTCTTCGAGAGGCTGCGCTCTAAGTGTACCTCTGCAGGGAAGCTATGCCGCAGGCTTTACGACAGGCTCAGGGCATCGCGCGCACCGTCAACTCTTGATGCTTTATTGTGGAATTTCCGTTTTTAGCTCCTAAAAGTGATATGATATCAGATTGTGACTTTTTATAAAAATCACCTAAGAGGAGATTAGTATGCAAAGGACTTTAGGCGGTACTAACCGTAAGCGAAAAAGAACCTCTGGTTTTCGTGCCAGGATGCGGACACCAGACGGCAGAAACGTGATCAGCGCCAGAAGAAAAAAAGGTCGTCATCGTCTGAGCGTTTAGGGCAGATTAAGCTAAAAGAGTAGCTGTGGCTTTGCCTAAGACAAATAGACTAAAATCCCGGCGAGATTTTCAGGCAGTTTTCCGAGAAGGAATTCGGCGTCATAGTTCTAATTTCACATTAAGAGCCTTGAAACCGTCGTTGACGAGAAAACCTTCTTTGGATACTGCCAAGGCTACACAACCAATCAATTCAGAACATCTCCCCAGCACGCAAATTGGGATTTCGATCAGCACAAAAGTCAGCAAGCGTGCAGTAGTGCGTAATAAAATTAAACGGCGGATGGCAGCAGCTTTATATCAATTGTTACCCAGGCTGCTACCAGGATGGCGGTTAGTGTTTATTGTCAAACCAATAGCTGCACAACAAGAGTGCGTAAGCCAACAATTTCTGCAAGAATTAGAGCAGTTGTTGGCACAGGCTGAGGTACTCGATGGGCATTCGTGAAGAAATTTATTATGAAGGTGGCCCCCACGTTGGGGATTTGATTCTAAACTTGCTGATTGGGCTAACCGTCGTGGGAATACCGTTGGCAGTAGGAGCAATTGTCAGGGCTTTGTGGCTACGCTTCCGCATTACAGATCGCCGGATTTCTGTAATGGGGGGTTGGCAAGGACGCGATCGCACTGACGTAATTTACTCAGAAGTTGTGAAAATCGTCAAAGTTCCTCGTGGTCTTGGCTTTTGGGGCGATATGGTGCTTACCTTAAGAAATGGTACTCGTCTAGAAATGCGGGCTGTTCCTAATTTCCGGGAGACCTATGACTACATCAGTGAAAGAGTCGCAGCTAAAAATCCCGAATTTGTTGCGGCTGCGAAGTAGTTACCTACACTTAGACACGCTGGGTTCTGAGTTAAACACTATTCCTCAGTTCAGCATCCATTATCACTGACTGTTTACTTACTCAAAACTCAGCACTCAGCACTCAGCACTTTTAATGTGCGGCTATCCGTAGCATAAGATAGTTCCAGACAAATGACGATTTAGATAAATTAGACTCAGTTCAGTTTAAAGTACCTCAGGTTGAATTCAGAATAATGGACTTTGGTATCGGTTTTCTCTCGAACAACGTGATGCTGCCGATCATAGATTTTTTCTATGGTATTTTGCCTAGCTATGGATTGGCGATCGTTGCTTTGACATTGATAGTCCGCTTTGCGCTCTATCCTCTGAGTGCAGGCTCAATTCGCAACATGCGGAAAATGCGAGTTGTGCAACCTGTCATGCAAAAGCGGATGGCAGAAATCAAAGAGCGTTATAAAGACGATCCGCAAAAGCAGCAGGAGGAAATGGTCAATGTCCAAAAAGAATTTGGCAATCCGTTAGCAGGTTGTTTGCCACTCTTGTTACAGATGCCAGTGTTATTGGCATTATTTGCCACTTTGCGGGGTTCGCCTTTCGCTGGCGTCAACTACTCTGTTAACCTGCAAGTCCTTCCTGCTGAACAAATTGAACGCATTCAACCACAGGCTTTTGCCACTGCTCCCCAAAACATCTACATAGCTGATGGGGAACACAGCCGCGTTACTGCTATTCTCCCTGGCGGCAATAATTTAGCGGTGGGTGAAAAAACCAAGATCCAATATCAGACTCTTGAAGGC contains these protein-coding regions:
- a CDS encoding DUF2808 domain-containing protein, which codes for MRRLLSTLALTSCLLTGFQTISWAQSLPGLTLFSGVKGENQLPFRLDFGGQTNSTDRYILRIPAQKMKLAVAQFAITYPDYYNGTFDTKNVEVRVKGKKVALSEVKWNQEGRVIEIFPQEPVPAGGRVELELSNVQNPAFGGVYYFNCQILSPGDVPLLRYLGTWIISVS
- the rpmH gene encoding 50S ribosomal protein L34, producing the protein MQRTLGGTNRKRKRTSGFRARMRTPDGRNVISARRKKGRHRLSV
- the rnpA gene encoding ribonuclease P protein component; this encodes MALPKTNRLKSRRDFQAVFREGIRRHSSNFTLRALKPSLTRKPSLDTAKATQPINSEHLPSTQIGISISTKVSKRAVVRNKIKRRMAAALYQLLPRLLPGWRLVFIVKPIAAQQECVSQQFLQELEQLLAQAEVLDGHS
- a CDS encoding PH domain-containing protein, yielding MGIREEIYYEGGPHVGDLILNLLIGLTVVGIPLAVGAIVRALWLRFRITDRRISVMGGWQGRDRTDVIYSEVVKIVKVPRGLGFWGDMVLTLRNGTRLEMRAVPNFRETYDYISERVAAKNPEFVAAAK